In Mastigocladopsis repens PCC 10914, a single window of DNA contains:
- a CDS encoding tetratricopeptide repeat protein, translating into MPYYNRGLLRSNLGDKKGALDDYNQALRLNPKHTKAYNNRRNVLRELGDKKGAVED; encoded by the coding sequence GTGCCCTACTACAACCGAGGGCTTCTCCGTAGTAACTTGGGAGACAAAAAAGGCGCATTAGACGATTACAACCAAGCGCTGCGCCTCAATCCTAAACATACTAAAGCCTACAACAACCGAAGGAATGTCCTTCGTGAGTTGGGAGACAAAAAAGGCGCAGTAGAAGATTAA
- a CDS encoding nSTAND1 domain-containing NTPase, whose amino-acid sequence MVSQQLSYSNNPDVKTILILAANPTNTSRLRLDKEVKEIDEGLRRAFQREQFRLEQKWAVSQRDFYRAILDYQPQIVHFSGHGTGSNGIVLEDETEQPVEVNAHALASMFKLFATKGVECVLLNACYSEVQAKAISQHVNYVIGMNQAVGDKAAIAFSVAFYDALAAGEQVEFAYELGCSILIKYLEQQNPVLFKKEQISLIPSQPEVDIIPPNPYQGLAAFGEEDAAFFFGRETFVNGLVEAVNEQPLVGVIGPSGSGKSSIVYAGLIPQLRMTENWVIESFRPGDKPFYHLASALVRQLVPGVDEIQQLRSAAGLDKNIQQGLVTLEQITSRILERNPGKRLLLFVDQFEELYTLCQKEEQERFADLMLQAIHQENLTLIFTLRADFYGFVLAYRPLRDALQQFTPQLLSAMNREELLRAIEQPAQKIEVQLEAQLAQRILDDVGNEPGNLPLLEFALTRLWSLQQNRTLTHQAYQEIGGVKKALANHAEQVYQKLSETKQKAAQRIFVQLVRPGEGTEDTRRIATRKEVGDENWGLVSDLAGYTARLVVTGHDEKSGEDTVEVVHEALIREWQTLREWMKKDRLFRAWQERLRDIIHQWEETKRDEGVLLRGVPLSEAEEKLKQRREELSPSEQNFIQLSIELRERQLREEKARRRRGIAGVSGAALTIMATLGLTAWYQSRQAETNSTIVEHYSFAFTNAISGDKEDALYYFNLAVELNPNHVTNYFARGFLRREMGDNKGAIEDYNQALRLDPKFTSAYNNRGIARRNLGDNKGALDDYNQALRFDPKFTSAYYNRGVLRSNLGDNKGALDDYNQALRFDPKFTSALLQPRASP is encoded by the coding sequence TTAATTTTGGCAGCCAATCCTACAAATACATCTCGGCTACGGCTTGATAAAGAAGTCAAGGAAATTGATGAAGGATTGCGAAGAGCATTTCAGCGAGAGCAGTTTAGGTTAGAACAGAAGTGGGCAGTGAGTCAGCGTGATTTCTACCGCGCTATCTTAGATTACCAACCCCAAATTGTTCACTTTAGTGGGCATGGTACAGGTAGTAATGGTATTGTCTTAGAAGATGAAACTGAGCAGCCAGTCGAAGTTAACGCTCATGCATTGGCAAGTATGTTCAAGTTATTTGCCACAAAGGGAGTGGAGTGTGTACTGCTCAATGCTTGCTATAGTGAGGTGCAAGCAAAAGCTATTAGCCAACACGTCAATTATGTGATTGGCATGAATCAAGCGGTTGGGGATAAAGCAGCAATAGCATTTTCTGTGGCATTTTATGATGCTCTAGCAGCAGGAGAACAGGTAGAGTTTGCTTATGAATTAGGTTGCTCCATCTTAATAAAATATTTAGAGCAGCAAAATCCAGTTCTCTTTAAAAAAGAGCAAATTAGTCTCATCCCCAGCCAACCAGAAGTAGACATTATTCCACCCAATCCCTATCAAGGATTAGCTGCATTTGGAGAAGAAGATGCAGCATTCTTTTTTGGAAGAGAAACATTTGTCAACGGTTTGGTAGAAGCAGTTAACGAACAGCCCTTAGTAGGAGTAATTGGTCCTTCTGGTAGTGGAAAATCTTCTATAGTCTATGCTGGGCTGATTCCCCAACTGCGTATGACAGAAAACTGGGTGATTGAATCATTTCGTCCTGGAGACAAACCATTTTATCACCTCGCATCTGCGTTAGTTCGTCAATTAGTACCGGGAGTTGATGAAATTCAACAATTGCGATCAGCAGCTGGACTAGATAAAAATATACAGCAGGGTTTGGTTACTTTGGAGCAGATAACGTCTCGCATTTTGGAACGTAACCCGGGTAAACGTCTTCTGCTGTTTGTAGATCAATTTGAAGAACTCTACACCCTTTGTCAGAAGGAAGAACAAGAACGCTTTGCTGATTTGATGCTCCAAGCTATCCATCAGGAAAATTTAACATTAATTTTCACTTTACGGGCTGACTTCTACGGCTTTGTCCTTGCTTATCGTCCTTTACGAGATGCATTGCAGCAGTTTACACCGCAACTGTTGAGTGCAATGAATCGAGAGGAACTACTTCGAGCAATTGAACAACCAGCGCAGAAGATAGAAGTCCAATTAGAAGCACAATTGGCGCAACGAATTTTAGATGATGTTGGCAATGAACCAGGGAATCTCCCATTGCTAGAATTTGCCCTAACTCGACTTTGGTCATTACAGCAAAACCGCACACTCACTCATCAAGCATACCAAGAGATAGGGGGTGTGAAAAAAGCGTTAGCAAATCACGCCGAGCAAGTTTACCAAAAATTGAGTGAAACAAAACAAAAAGCTGCACAGCGCATTTTTGTGCAATTGGTGCGTCCAGGGGAAGGAACTGAGGATACTCGTCGCATCGCCACCCGGAAAGAAGTCGGAGATGAGAATTGGGGATTGGTGAGTGATTTAGCAGGATACACAGCCCGTTTGGTTGTCACCGGACATGATGAGAAATCTGGGGAAGATACAGTGGAGGTTGTCCATGAAGCCCTAATCCGCGAATGGCAAACGCTGCGCGAGTGGATGAAAAAAGACCGTTTGTTTCGAGCTTGGCAAGAGCGGTTAAGGGATATTATACATCAGTGGGAAGAGACAAAACGAGATGAAGGAGTCTTGTTGCGTGGTGTGCCGCTGTCAGAGGCAGAAGAAAAATTAAAGCAACGTCGCGAAGAACTAAGTCCATCAGAGCAAAACTTTATCCAATTAAGTATTGAATTGAGGGAACGCCAGCTTCGAGAAGAGAAAGCCCGTAGGCGAAGGGGAATTGCTGGTGTCTCAGGGGCAGCATTGACGATTATGGCGACATTAGGGCTGACAGCTTGGTATCAGTCGAGACAAGCAGAAACTAACTCTACTATAGTTGAACATTACTCATTCGCGTTTACGAACGCAATAAGTGGAGACAAGGAAGATGCACTATACTATTTTAACTTAGCAGTAGAACTCAATCCTAACCACGTTACTAACTACTTTGCTAGAGGGTTTCTCCGTAGAGAAATGGGAGACAACAAAGGGGCAATAGAAGATTATAACCAAGCGCTGCGCCTCGATCCTAAATTTACTAGTGCCTACAACAACCGAGGGATTGCCCGTAGAAACTTGGGAGACAACAAAGGGGCATTAGACGATTACAACCAAGCCCTGCGCTTCGATCCTAAATTTACTAGTGCCTACTACAACCGAGGGGTTCTCCGTAGTAACTTGGGAGACAACAAAGGGGCATTAGACGATTACAACCAAGCCCTGCGCTTCGATCCTAAATTTACTAGTGCCCTACTACAACCGAGGGCTTCTCCGTAG